The genomic DNA TCGCGCCGTGGAATCGCTGCACCAGCTCAACGTCCAGAACTTTAGCCTGGATCTGATCTCTGGACTGCCGCACCAGACGCTAGACCACTGGCAGGAATCGCTGCAAACGGCGATCGATCTCCATCCTGCCCACATCTCCGTCTATGACCTGACCGTAGAGCCGGGAACCGCCTTCGATCGCTGGTATCAGGCAGGCAGCAAACCGCTCCCGACCGACGAAATGACGGCTCAGATGTATCGCCTAACGCAGCAAACGCTAACTCAGGCAGGCTACGACCACTACGAAATCTCAAACTATGCGCGATCGGGGTTCCAGTGTCGGCACAATCGCGTCTACTGGGAAAATCGCCCCTACTACGGTTTCGGCATGGGAGCCGCTAGCTATCTCGATCTCCAGCGGTTCACCCGACCTCGCAAACGCAGCGAATATCGGATATGGGTGGCAGACTATGCCGCTTCCGGTGGGACGATCGATTGTCCGGTCACGCCGCCAACGGAGATTCTGCTGGATACGCTGATGGTGGGTTTGCGTTTAGCTGAAGGAGTGAGTTTGACGGCTTTGGCAGAACAGTTTGGGCAGGAAATGGTCGATCGAATTCTGACCTGTTTGCAGCCCCATCGACAGCGGAACTGGGTTGAATTAACCGATGATGATATGGCACGTATTCGGCTCACTGACCCCGAAGGCTTTCTGTTCTCGAATGTGCTCCTGTCCGATCTGTTTGAAGCGTTTAGCTAGAAGCTTTTTATAAAACCATAGGGGATTTCTGGGAAAGAGGTATCAATGAATACAGATGTTTTGGATTGATTTTCTTCTGGGTTGTCCCTGATCTTCTTTAGATTTGATAGTCTAGTTTGAATGAGTCTTAAGGAAGAGAAGCGTGGACATTCAAATTGGTAGAGGCAAGGCTGCCCGTCGTGCATATGGGATTGATGAAATTGCGCTGGCTCCGGGAAACCGAACGCTCGACCCTTCGTTAGCGGATACAAGCTGGACGATCGGCGGGATTGAGCGGCAAATTCCAATTATTGCCAGCGCGATGGATGGGGTCGTTGATGTCAAAATGGCAGTGCGGCTGAGCCAACTGGGTGCATTGGGAGTGCTAAACCTGGAGGGCATTCAAACCCGCTATGACGATCCGGAACCGATTCTCGATCGCATTGCATCGGTAGACAAGCACGAATTTGTGCCCCTGATGCAGGAGCTATATGCCGAGCCGATTAAGCCCGAACTGATTGAAAAGCGCATTCAGGAGATTAAAGCCCAGGGCGGCATTGCGGCAGTGAGCGCAACCCCGGCGGGTGCAGCAAAATACGGCGCAACGGTGGCAAAGGCAGGCGCAGATCTGTTCTTTATTCAGGCAACGGTCGTTTCCACGGCTCACCTCTCTCCAGAGTCAATCACGCCCCTGGATCTGGCAAAATTCTGCCAGGAGATGCCAATCCCCGTGGTGCTGGGCAACTGTGTCACCTATGATGTAGCGCTTAATCTAATGAAGGCAGGAGCCGCCGCCGTGCTGGTGGGCATTGGTCCCGGTGCAGCCTGTACTTCTCGTGGCGTGTTGGGTGTGGGTGTCCCGCAGGCAACCGCCGTGGCAGACTGTGCCGCAGCACGGGAAGATTTCTATCGCGAGACGGGTAAATACGTTCCGGTGATCGCCGATGGCGGTCTGATTACGGGCGGCGATATCTGTAAATGTATTGCCTGTGGTGCAGACGGCGTGATGATTGGCTCTCCGTTTGCTAGAGCCGCAGAAGCTCCCGGTCGGGGATTCCATTGGGGGATGGCAACGCCCAGTCCGGTTTTGCCGCGGGGTACTCGAATTAAGGTTGGAACCACCGGAACGCTGGAGCAAATTCTGCGCGGACCCGCCCAGCTCGACGATGGTACGCACAACTTCCTGGGGGCACTCCAGACCAGTATGGGCACCCTGGGAGCAAAGAACATCCGCGAGATGCAGCAGGTCGAAGTGGTGATTGCTCCGTCTCTGCTGACTGAGGGTAAGGTATACCAGAAGGCGCAGCAGCTTGGCATGGGTAAATAGGTTTTACCTTTGTCAACCGAATTTATATAAGTTTATCTGCGGCTTTACAGGAAATGATACCGAAAATCCATAACAGTCGCTTACAATAGAGGAAGCGGAGACGTATGTTTCCGTTCACTCCTCACACCACACTCCGCCTGGACACTGTTCAGGCGGTTCCTACTTTTAAAGGGGATTGTTGAGGAAAAGGATTGGCTGAGGAACAGGGAATTTATTAAGGTGAAATGCTGCGGGGCTATTCATTCGATCAGCTGAGAGAACTGCATCCAAAATTTATATCTGTTTGTATAGAGCAGTAGCGCGAGCTGCCCGTTTTCGCTATGGTAAGATTTTGAACGATAACATAGGCTAAGGATTTCAGGCATGGCAGCAGCCGCAGTTACAGACGCAAACTTTGAACAAGAAGTCATCGAGAGCAGCGTTCCTGTTCTGGTCGATTTTTGGGCACCTTGGTGTGGTCCCTGTCGAATGGTCGCACCTGTGGTCGATGAAATCTCTGAACAGTACGTTGGTCAAGTTAAGGTCGTTAAGGTCAACACCGACGAAAATCCCAGCGTCGCGAGCCGATATGGGATTCGCAGCATCCCAACCCTAATGATCTTCAAAGGTGGGCAGCGCGTTGATATGGTGGTTGGGGCAGTTCCCAAGGCAACGTTGGCAACGACGCTCGAAAAATATCTCTAGGTTGCGCCTGGGTTGCCCTTAAATTGCTGAGTTATAACCCGATATAACTTTGCCCTTAATCTCGTTTTTCCCAAGATGCCCTGGTCTTTCTGGCTGGGGCATTTTGACGTTAATAAAAGTGATTTGCTCAATAGACGTTAATAAAAGTGATTTGCTCAATAAAAGTGATTTGCTGCGGATTAAACGGCTTCTCGCTTTGCTGATAAAGAAGCATAGCCTTTTCCTGGAAGCCTTCCTGGAAGCCCAGTGGCTGTAGCTATAATCCGATAAAATAGAGTACTGCTGTTCAAAGGAATACATGACCCTATCTCCTTCATCGTCCAGCTCAGAATCCTTTCAGGCAGAGATTAGCGAACTGCTCGCCCAGTTGCCCAAGATGAAGCACGGCGCACTGATTCAGCAGGCACTCATGACCTTGACCCGAATGGCGGAAGTAGATGTCGATCGCCTCGACTGGAAAATCCTGAACGCCTCATTGCAGGATATGGAGCAGGCGTTTCGCGTTTTTTATCCCCATCGTCACGTTCGTAAAATCACGATCTTTGGTTCTGCCCGGATCAAGCCCGGTACGCCAGCGTATCAAATGGCGGTGGACTTTGCGAAATGCGTAACGCTGCAAGGCTTTATGGTGATGACCGGAGGCGGTCCTGGCATCATGCAGGCAGGCAACGAGGGTGCCGGAGAAGGAAATTCCTTTGGGCTAAATATCCGGTTGCCGTTTGAGCAGGGATCAAATCCCTACCTGGAGGGCAGCGACAAGCTGGTGAACTTCAAGTATTTCTTTACGCGCAAGCTGTTCTTTCTGCGGGAGACGGATGCGCTGGCGCTGTTTCCAGGCGGATTTGGCACGCAGGACGAGGCTTACGAATGCCTGACGCTGATGCAAACTGGAAAATCCGATCTGCTGCCGCTGGTGCTGGTGGAACCGCCGGGAAGCAACTACTGGCGCGGCTGGGAGGCTTACGTGCGCGACCATTTGCTGAAGGATGGCTTAATCAGTCCGGACGATCTGGATTTGTACACTATTACCGATCGCGTAGATGTAGCTTGCGAAACGATTTCCAGCTTCTATCGCGTGTTTCACTCCAGTCGCTATGTGGGTGACAAACTGGTGATGCGGCTTAACTCGGCACTTTCGGAAAACGATGTGGAGTACCTGAACCAGAACTTTAGCGACATTCTGATTTCGGGACGGATTGAGCAAACGAAGGCACTGCCGGAAGAATTGGGTGGCGATGCGGCGCAGCTCCCCCGTTTAGTGATGCATTACAACCAGCGGGATTTTGGACGGATGTATCAGATGATCCGCGTGATCAATCAGTTGGGTATGGATGCCCCCGAAGCCACCCATCCAGAACAGAAGTAGCCTAGAACAAATAGCCTGTAACAAGTAGCCTGCCGCAAATAGCCTGGAAGGAGGAAGACATTAGGGCGTTGAAAGTAAACGATAGTACATGACCCAACATCCAAGCAGTTCCATGCCCATCATTTCGGTTGAAAACCTGACGAAGGTTTATCCCGTTGCGATCAAAGATCCTGGCTTTGCCGGAACCGTTAAGCATTTCTTTCAGCGCACCTATCGCGATGTAACAGCTGTGCAGTCGGTTTCCTTTGCGATCGAACCCGGTGAGGTGGTGGGATTTCTGGGACCGAATGGGGCAGGCAAAACGACAACGCTAAAAATGCTGACGGGGCTAATCCATCCTTCGTCCGGGCAGGTCAGGGTTGCAGGTCAGATTCCCTTTCGGCGACAGCGATCGTTCCTTCAGCAAATTACGCTGGTGATGGGGCAGAAGCAACAGCTAATTTGGGATTTGCCTGCGCTGGATTCTCTGCGGATTAATGCGGCGGTGTATGGCATTGACGATCACGAGTATCGGCAGCGGGTGGGCGAACTGACCGAGATGCTGTCCCTGCAAGGCAAGCTGAATCAGCCCGTGCGGAAGCTTTCCCTGGGGGAACGGATGAAGGCGGAACTGCTGGCGGCGTTGCTCCACCGTCCGAAGGTTTTGTTTTTAGATGAGCCGACCCTTGGACTGGATGTGAATGCCCAGGTGAACGTGCGGGAGTTTCTGCGGGAATACAACGAGCGCTACCAGGCAACGGTGCTGCTGACGAGTCACTACATGGCAGACATTACGGCGCTGTGTCAGCGGGTGCTGATGATCCACGCCGGACACCTGATCTACGACGGCAGCTTAGACAGCTTGTTGGAGCGGTTTGCCCCCTGTCGCGAAGTCTCGATCGAACTCAGCCATCCCCGATCGCCTGCCGAACTGCGTCCCTATGGGGAACTGAAGCAGGTAGATGGGCAGCTCGCGCAGTTTATTGTGCCTCAGGAGAAGCTCACCCACACGATCGCCCAGCTTCTAGCCGACTTTGAAGTGGTGGATTTGAAAGTGACCGATCCGCCGATCGAGGAAGTGATTGGTCAGGTGTTCCAGTTGGGATCGACCGTGGGCGCAGACTCCGATAATTCAGATCCTTCAGACCGGGTGACGGACGAATCGCTGGACGGCAATCCAAACGGGAATCCAGAAGCTATGAACGGGGGCGATTGGGCAGTGTCTCCAAATCAATTACCGCAGGGCAAAGTTTCTGACCGGGAATTTACTGAGGATCGGCAACCGGGAGGCACCCGGTAATGCAGGCGATCGGAGGAATGATGGGGCGCTCGCTGCGAATTGCTCAAACGCTGCTGTCGGTGTATTACGCCTACATGGTGGAATATCGGGCGGAGTTAATTCTGTGGATGCTGTCGGGCAGTCTACCGCTGATTTTGATGGGCGCATGGATTCAGGCGGCGCAAAACGGGCAGTTTGGGCTTTCGCCGATCGACTTTATCCGCTACTTCCTCGCCGTGTTTCTGGTGCGGCAGTTCACGGTGGTCTGGGTGATCTGGGAATTTGAGCGAGAGGTCGTAGAGGGCAAGCTTTCCTTCCGGCTATTGCAGCCGCTCGACCCGGGCTGGCATCACTTTTTGTCCCACTTTGCCGAACGGTTTGCCCGCTTGCCCTTTGCGATTCTGCTGGTGATTTTGTTCTTTGTGCTGTACCCGCAGGCGGTATGGATTCCCAGCTTGTTGCAACTGCTGCTGTT from Leptolyngbya ohadii IS1 includes the following:
- the hemW gene encoding radical SAM family heme chaperone HemW, with translation MNLSYDRSILSTHDRCSAAPSSQETVTAAYVHIPFCRRRCYYCDFAISIVGDKPPLAQTDASRSEYGTIADYLEALQQEIRATPARGNPVQTVFLGGGTPSLLMPQQVEQILRAIDRQFGIASGAEISMEIDPDTFDREKLQGYLAAGMNRFSLGVQAFQSELLIACGRTHTREDIDRAVESLHQLNVQNFSLDLISGLPHQTLDHWQESLQTAIDLHPAHISVYDLTVEPGTAFDRWYQAGSKPLPTDEMTAQMYRLTQQTLTQAGYDHYEISNYARSGFQCRHNRVYWENRPYYGFGMGAASYLDLQRFTRPRKRSEYRIWVADYAASGGTIDCPVTPPTEILLDTLMVGLRLAEGVSLTALAEQFGQEMVDRILTCLQPHRQRNWVELTDDDMARIRLTDPEGFLFSNVLLSDLFEAFS
- a CDS encoding GuaB3 family IMP dehydrogenase-related protein, producing MDIQIGRGKAARRAYGIDEIALAPGNRTLDPSLADTSWTIGGIERQIPIIASAMDGVVDVKMAVRLSQLGALGVLNLEGIQTRYDDPEPILDRIASVDKHEFVPLMQELYAEPIKPELIEKRIQEIKAQGGIAAVSATPAGAAKYGATVAKAGADLFFIQATVVSTAHLSPESITPLDLAKFCQEMPIPVVLGNCVTYDVALNLMKAGAAAVLVGIGPGAACTSRGVLGVGVPQATAVADCAAAREDFYRETGKYVPVIADGGLITGGDICKCIACGADGVMIGSPFARAAEAPGRGFHWGMATPSPVLPRGTRIKVGTTGTLEQILRGPAQLDDGTHNFLGALQTSMGTLGAKNIREMQQVEVVIAPSLLTEGKVYQKAQQLGMGK
- the trxA gene encoding thioredoxin, producing the protein MAAAAVTDANFEQEVIESSVPVLVDFWAPWCGPCRMVAPVVDEISEQYVGQVKVVKVNTDENPSVASRYGIRSIPTLMIFKGGQRVDMVVGAVPKATLATTLEKYL
- a CDS encoding LOG family protein, producing the protein MTLSPSSSSSESFQAEISELLAQLPKMKHGALIQQALMTLTRMAEVDVDRLDWKILNASLQDMEQAFRVFYPHRHVRKITIFGSARIKPGTPAYQMAVDFAKCVTLQGFMVMTGGGPGIMQAGNEGAGEGNSFGLNIRLPFEQGSNPYLEGSDKLVNFKYFFTRKLFFLRETDALALFPGGFGTQDEAYECLTLMQTGKSDLLPLVLVEPPGSNYWRGWEAYVRDHLLKDGLISPDDLDLYTITDRVDVACETISSFYRVFHSSRYVGDKLVMRLNSALSENDVEYLNQNFSDILISGRIEQTKALPEELGGDAAQLPRLVMHYNQRDFGRMYQMIRVINQLGMDAPEATHPEQK
- a CDS encoding ABC transporter ATP-binding protein yields the protein MTQHPSSSMPIISVENLTKVYPVAIKDPGFAGTVKHFFQRTYRDVTAVQSVSFAIEPGEVVGFLGPNGAGKTTTLKMLTGLIHPSSGQVRVAGQIPFRRQRSFLQQITLVMGQKQQLIWDLPALDSLRINAAVYGIDDHEYRQRVGELTEMLSLQGKLNQPVRKLSLGERMKAELLAALLHRPKVLFLDEPTLGLDVNAQVNVREFLREYNERYQATVLLTSHYMADITALCQRVLMIHAGHLIYDGSLDSLLERFAPCREVSIELSHPRSPAELRPYGELKQVDGQLAQFIVPQEKLTHTIAQLLADFEVVDLKVTDPPIEEVIGQVFQLGSTVGADSDNSDPSDRVTDESLDGNPNGNPEAMNGGDWAVSPNQLPQGKVSDREFTEDRQPGGTR
- a CDS encoding ABC transporter permease: MQAIGGMMGRSLRIAQTLLSVYYAYMVEYRAELILWMLSGSLPLILMGAWIQAAQNGQFGLSPIDFIRYFLAVFLVRQFTVVWVIWEFEREVVEGKLSFRLLQPLDPGWHHFLSHFAERFARLPFAILLVILFFVLYPQAVWIPSLLQLLLFLLTVSLSFVLRFVTQYAFAMLSFWIERANSIESFYFLFYLFLSGLIAPIEVFPPAVREIVLWTPFPYMINFPASVLIGLPENVVQSLLIMVGWIALFWVLNRWLWKKGLRRYSGMGA